The Culex pipiens pallens isolate TS chromosome 2, TS_CPP_V2, whole genome shotgun sequence DNA window ATTCAAACATAGTTTTCGCGAattcttcatttagaataacaGGAATAATATTCTATTTTAGAAAAGAACATATCGAATGCATTTAAGAggcttttgtcaaattttaagtaatcttacaatattttcccggtttgtcagtcgaattcccgagtttttcccggttttctcccggtggatacaaatcccggttttttcccggttttcccggttttttcccgaggtggccaccctgatttatgcaaacatgggcagtAGAAGCCTAACCAACTGAatacaattagaaatgcattttcctgcatttaaaatcatgtttagcatgtctgggatcgataaaaaacagtttcaattttagtggaattccaatgtacagcaccgcaaaaattttttttttcggcgaaaaaaaatctctgcgttaattggatattttgaaaactaatgattgcaaaacaactgggcaggtgtaaaatgcactttaaaacacttttttcatttaaatgttgagaccatagcttgttatttaaatttttatattttttttatttttttgtcaccacccccccccccctccctcgactttataaaaaaaaaactccagagccAAGTCCAAAGCTGTTctatgaaaaatgaattttacaacacaacatttcataatttgcaaaaaagggtggtttttgcatgaaaacctgccatattatatattttttagaaaagttctgggataacctttcttgtggattaagaattttcaagatctgacctATCTGAAATtacaagcaatttaaaaaatggtcggAGTTTACATAATATCAATCTATTTCCCCAcagtagagggatgccattttcctcaaatacggtgtctgtataatcttgacaaaaagtctgtaggtagtctgtttttttttactcatcacttatttttattaggaactCTCAGGTGCTGCGATCATGTATACCTTATAAGgggcgatccataaaccatgtggacactttaggggggttggaatcactctataaatgagaggaaggcatcaaccacctaaaggtggattaagtaacgtttttttaaacatttctgttTGCCAAGAACCAAtgtcaatttttaaacattattgggTGAAGTTTTAGTTTGGTTTTTGATCaacaatttaaaagaaaaatgaagttagTTTTATTCATAAGACATTTTTGAAGAAAGGAAATGTTTGTTTgacatagtctaatacctgcttcACAAGACTTTCTAGCATGCTTCCATAaaactggctgcgtttgtgttagattagattatattttCGGTAAGATTGGACCCCCACAACACttgaatttgttgtttgttttagcGTTGCTGTACAccagaatttcattaaaaaaaaaaacaaaatatgtttaaaccaACCAAAAACATGATAAAGATGATTACCAATGCagaaaaatttgattgttttcagttgatttttacataacaaatttggaagtttcttgaaattttttttcacgctgatttttcgaaccaatttgaaggggagagggggggggggggggggaagaagggcgacataaactttgaacaatatttgcaacgaccttattgaaaaaaataacttttacactttttgaaaacaaaaaaatcctgtaaaaatcactaaaaagtcaacaaattttcactaaaaatatgtttatagtATCAGCCTTGTCAAAAATTTGGCATACAATGAGATGtatgaactgatttttttttattaaaataaaatattgacagacaacaaatgaaaatttcaattgaagaaCAACAATTCTAAAGAATggaacagtttttgtatttattttgaaaaaaagattttgtagcttttaataactttacaaaaaacgataaaatttattttacttcTTTTCAACTAATTTAACCAAAACTCCTCTATCTACCCCCCAGAACCCGGCCCCGAACGTCAACACCGGCGAGGTGGTGCAGAGTGCGACGGCCAGCAAGAACGCCGACCACTCGGTCGAGGCTAGCCAGGTGGCGCACGCCCAGAAACCCCCGGCGGCAATTCCCCAGCGCCCGGTCAACAACATCCAGCAGCCGCGAAAGTGTTGAACGGCTGgagaacaacatttttattgTCGAGTGGAGAGTATGCGCGCGTGGGTGTGCAATATGCTGATTACTAACATTTCGCGTAATTTGTGCATCACAGCATAATTGCGTTTTTTTATACTTCGGGATCTGTGAGTCGTTGGAGTTGTGTGCAAACAATTTTGTTGCTTTATATTTGGTTTTGGGAATTTAGTgctaaaagcttttttttctatctTAAACATTGTTTTAGTGAGAGGTCTCGTGCGGAAGCTGAGTCATGTTATTAAATAACGTTCAAAATTAATTGTCATAAAGtggaaatttttaaacagtAAATACAGAATAAATATAAAAGCTATTCATAATGTAGTTTTCTAAACGTTGCTGTCTCTTCTTTGTTAATATCACATTCCTGATTAAACGGTCAAGTCTACAAAGAAAATGATAAGAAACAGTTTCGCCAGCTCATTTCATCAGATTGCTGGTGAGCCACAGCTTTGTCTAAAATTAGCAACAACTtgcattttttctgttttgcaatTGCAGGTTGTTGTCCCAAACAATAGCAACTTGAACTTTTGCTAGGGACggtgatatttgaaaaaaatattagcttcTAAATTAAGTCGTACAATTAACCAGTGTATTATAACAACGCTATCCAATAACCTCTCTATCTTATTACGACGTTAAAGTCTTTGACCATTTCAGCACCGATCTTGGCATGGATAACGTTTACTTCGGCCTGTGTGAGTGTCCGCTCCATGTGGCGGTACACAATTCGGAAGCAGAGACTAGACTTACCACTTTTTGGATGCTTAAACTTGTCGATCAGCGTTACCtataaaaaaacgtaatttGTTAGTTTGAGTTCCAACGAAGACCCCAAATTTCGTTCTCACCTGCTCCACAACCTCCCCTCCCACGTTGCGCACCATGTCGTAAAAGTCGTTCACGGAAAACGTCTCGATGGACAGATCCTCCGGCAGCCAGAAGGACAAGTCGTTCACGCACTGCGGGTAAACCGAAATCGGTTTATACTTGACAATCTTGTCGTCCTTAAACTGGTTCAAAAAGCCACTGTCCGTGCTCCAGAACAGCCTAATGTCCGGGATGTCGAACAGAACCATCGCCAATCGCTCCAACCCCACGCCAAAAGCGTACGCAATCGAATTGTCCACTCCGGACCGCTCAAGAATCTCGTTCCGCGTAATGCCACAGCCAAGAATCTCAAGCCAGTTGTTGTTGAAGTAGATTTCCAGCTCCCACGAAGGTTGCGTAAAGGGGAAGTACGTCTCGACCCACCGGTACTGGATCTTGTCGCCAAACAGTTCCTTCACCATTCCCACCAGCGTTCGCTTCATTTCGTGCTCGCACAACTTGACCGCCTCCAGCGTGTGACAGGGCTGCTTCTGCTGATCTATGCAGGCCGAGATTGCGCTCGTATCCTGGCTGAGGTGGGTTTTGTACGAAGTCTCAAACACCTTTAGCTCGGGCGTTCGCTCGAACAGCTTATCCTGATGGATAATCCGCACTCCGTCCATCTGGTGAAACACCGGATAGTGAGTGCCGTCGATTTCATCCCTCCGGTAGACGTCTCCAACCACGAGGAAGTTGTCCAGCCCAGCTTGTATCAACTCAACCTGATGAGCCGTGGTGTGCGCCCTCAGCAGATGGTCCTTATTGATATAGTAGCAATCGCTCTTCGCCCTGCTCGGATGGTCTTTGGGAATCAGCAGGTTATCAAAGTTCTGTTCCGTCGTGACCACCGGAGGCAGATTATCGTACACACTAAAGAGTGGATTGCCGCGCGGACTCAGGTAGGCACCGTAAAAGTACTTGACAATCTTTTTGCGAATCGTACACAGCGGATGGTTATGCCGCAGGTGCAGATTCCGGTCCAGATGGGAAACGATCTTCGGCGTCAGGTTGGTCCACGCGTCCCGTTCGTACTGCTGCTGGTACAGGTCGATCGATTTTTCACTGATGTTGGCCTGGCTGGTCAGGAATCGTGGCTTCACCGCCAGCAGGGAGAAGGCTGGACGaactttaagtattttaataaaccacattttggaaatttacttttttttaagaagaatGCTAAAGATTCGAAAGTTTCATAACTTTCTCGCTTCGAATCAAAACAAATACCGTGAAACGTCAATGATATGGGAAAGGGCTAACTTCACGCTCACAAATTAATGACAAGAAACAGGGACGTATTCATCAAGACTTTtgcaacttttccaaaaaagaattttttaattaattacgGAGCGGATTTGTTCAAATTAGCGAATCCGTATTTGCTATTGGGAACGACTGACAGCGGTCAAGACACAAAATAACGATCTCGGAAATTGACGACACAGATATCTTTGACGTTAAATTGAAAGATGTTAATGATGTTTAACCcttaaaatttaaactattcAACAGAAAATCCCGAgattattgcatattctgaaagtactcctaataagctacctctccaccaaaaatgagcaaaagttacttcagtaaagtccgTTTAATCATgactttaaataaagtaacataaacaaaatctctgccatcagcagtccctgtttatatagccctgtcaacctgtcaaacaaaagactacatgaacctcgtgacgaaaaaaaagcaacatgaacaaagtgccatgtacattcggcgaagaaaaacgaatcataacaaagcgtccccctcaatgacagcagggtgatatagacgttggtgatttcaaaagcagttatgtttgtttttctcaaataaaattacagaaataaagttttattgaatttggatgatcaagtatcaataaaagcaacgtttttcatcttattttgcttttatattaaaatgggaattgaaaatggatgttcaacattcaaatgcgtttttctcaaaacgcatagtTTTTACattatgctttttgaaatgttggcatcgaaataTGATTGAAATGCTTATTTTTGTTGTAGTTTTCAAGAATATTGATAAcaatattaaaatgttttggCACAAAATTCCATTGCCAagtgcaatattttttaaaagtgctAAGGAAAACTTTTAGTCAGAATAAAAAGATTTATCTGGATTTATATTGTTTAACAATCGCagcaaaaataaagattttttttttaattttgataaagcAAACgggttattcaaaattattacctgtatttattttaatttcaaaatgagGTCAAACCAATGCCTTTATGTTTTAAATTGCTGCTCTTGGCCTACCATGCAATGtcttcttaaaaaattaaaattttcctgATCATAACaccttaaaaaacaaatttgcagaaaatcaacagcatccaaaaatttaagagaaCGGGTGACaggattaaaatatatttttggaatatttcccaaatagtagagtttttttcaagactattatttttaaaacatgtattaTTGCGGGGTTGGCCACAAAAActccatgcactattttagaaaaatgtttttcaatagtatttaaaaaaaatgcgtttaaaattcttattttgaattccggggtgactttgatagtcatagtttttcttgttgaaaTCAGTTCTATggtattcaaattttatttttacctcAAATGTATCATCATTAAGAtggctgatatagttttaaagaaaaaaatcaatgtttatatttagataACCCACATTATAATCTATTTAACAATATaaatttgaggtaaaattaaaaagttttttaaaactagttttgtttacaaaattatcgattcatattgcgaTCGATTCAaggcacgaatcaaaagttttcacatttaatataaaatttgttctactgagaATGCctgtaaatttggagatttttttaaaattatgtttcaaaaacacataatatttattttttcaaatttattttaccttctcctgcaaaattgtccaaagaatccgaaaatgcattccgttttccgatatgaaatcatgttcattgagaaaatcatgacaatttgagaatattaaaatattgctgtttattaacattttcttaatcATAGTTAActcactttttaaacttttcaaaattttatgaaaacttctctaccacggtcagtatgattgtataccattccgtacgtatttaatttgttctcttaattttgtggaaaaatctcaaacgtatcaaagtcaccccgttttacggtactcaaGAATACCTCGATGAGTGTTATTAATAATTAGTTGATTCAAGAGTTAGCTTCTTCTGACAGAATAAAAAAGtccagttttattattttcttattttattttctcatGATTTCATTTACATATaattaataaaaactaatttttctttttttctttgttataAACAACCAAAAATACACCTTCCATTTTGGTAATAagtcaaatcaacattttttcaaagtgttttgttgttgttgttgtttctgcACTTTCACCTTTAGTTTATTAAGATTCTGATTTTCACGTCTTCCAGTAATTGATTTTTCTAATCattgttgtttgttttattcctctggttttgttttggtaagtttaatgtttttcatgtttcttttttccATTACAGCAGCGACTAGTGTGTGACTtggatttctttttgtttttattttttgcttttgcttttcgCCCGTCTTTAGGTACCCGTCTTGGCCAGAGACGAACTCATCGAGAACCCGGTTTGCCGCCATGGCTCTCTTCttgttctttttcttcttctcgtgTGCAGCATTCAAGTCATTTGAGTTGTTCTATGGatttccttttatttttttgttaatactaCGGTCTTATCTatggattctttttttttcatgtatttacAAACACTTATAACcttgctattttttttctttttttatctttatgTTTATGGGctgtttattattatttcaattaCTTCAATACCTAAATATGTTTGATTTAGTGTTGGTTTatggtttcttgtttttttttgttagtccaTTGTTAAGCTGAACTTATTCTTCAATCTTAGTTCCTTAGTACTGCAGTGTTTTTGTCAGACAATGTGTATGTTTCATTTAGTACGACTCTAAAcagattttcagtttttttttctctaaacattTATAATTGTTTTATCTTTATTTGTGTTTTGTGGTTTTTAGTTAATATGTTATATATTTACCTCATGTGTTTGTAGACTCGTTAGCAATGGGCTTTGCGCTTTgaaaagaattaaataaaaaatgcttggTTGTTTCGCACATGTACACACACGTGTCTACCGTAGTACAGTTTAGTCTAACCATGTTACGACCTAAGGTATTCCACCCTTCTTACACATTATTTGTGCAATTTGCTCACGAAAAGGATAGGTTAAGATTGGGGAAAACAACAGCTCAAAACAGCAAAAGTTATGCTTCAAGCGATTGGAACCGTTCGCTTCGTTTGAAGAATCGCATTCAAATCAGATAAAAGAAGGTTAAAGGATTTATTGCaaacaaaaagacaaaataggtgtgaatcaaaaatgttgagatcataataatttttcaacatttctggAAAACGTACAAAGATACCAATCAGCGAAGTTATTGTACCATAACTAGGTGTACAATGTGCACTTTCTTGCTAAGTTACGTGTGGCCAGGAAGGACTTTTTCCGAACAACTACTCGTTAGCACGGGTTGTTGCTCGGTTTTGGATATCAGATACATTCACATTCAATCGTTATAAAACTTTATCAATATACCATCATATTGCACAAAAAGTAATCACATTTTACTCTCTTTTCACCGTTCACTTCGCTAGCACATTAGACTTagatcatgttttttttgttaatggcATACACAATACACGTTCAATACTTTTCACccattgtcattttttttttattaggttttATTATTgcttgtttgcaaaaaatgtgttacaTTGTAATGCTGTTTCACTGTTTTTCGATAAGTTTTATTTGTGGGGTGGACAAAGGGTTTGATTACAAGCGAGTGTGTTTCATGACTCTGtagaaattacaattttcggGTAAATATTGATGGTGTTTCTGCGATGATGGGAtttgtctttttttcaaaaagttactgTTTTGCTTATTTGCACACAAAATGTTTGTGCACGTGGAATAGAACACAAAGGAATGCACATCAGTTGACATAAAGTTAGAAAATTTTCACGTCGTACAACTGACACTCGAGTTTAGTATTTATTGTACCATGTGAATTAATTTCCACTTTATACCTCCTTTCTTAGACTCGGTTGTTTGCTGCTTATAAATGATGATGAATAAAAGAAGTTTGCGACAATGGAAACTCAAACGAAACACGTCAAAGGTGGACTTTTCTTTCACTTGGAGAGGCAACAAATTGCGTTTGATTTAAACTTGAAATTGCtacgattgattttttttatcgaggtAACTCATGTGGTTAATTTTGACAGTTTACCCTACATTACGTTACCTCAATGTTGAATGACCTTAGCTTTGCATTGAATCAAGCAGCTCAATAGCAAGCTTCGAACAAACGtcacaaactgtcaaaattaacAACATGGGTTACCCCGATGAAAAAATAATGTCTTTCAAGCACGCCTTTCGTTGCATCCCCAACCACACTATCTTCGATGGTTGATGGCCACTGAAAATAGTccaactgagaaaaaaaaaaccatgagaCAAGGAAAACGGAactgaaaaagaggtgtttacATTTCTGCttgctttattttaaacatttttgggtAGAATTTTTCTTCTAGTTGTGCGACTTAGTACTTTCCATTCTCTAAAGGTATGACTATTTtctctttttatttttgtatgattttttttctttatatttttcctcATATATATTCTATACAACTATATAAAAGAGTTATACACGTTTACCTCTAATTTCACTTTCTTGTATCCattcatctgtttttttttatgtttcctaTTTTGTGTAGATGTGTTGTGTT harbors:
- the LOC128092786 gene encoding probable phenylalanine--tRNA ligase, mitochondrial, encoding MWFIKILKVRPAFSLLAVKPRFLTSQANISEKSIDLYQQQYERDAWTNLTPKIVSHLDRNLHLRHNHPLCTIRKKIVKYFYGAYLSPRGNPLFSVYDNLPPVVTTEQNFDNLLIPKDHPSRAKSDCYYINKDHLLRAHTTAHQVELIQAGLDNFLVVGDVYRRDEIDGTHYPVFHQMDGVRIIHQDKLFERTPELKVFETSYKTHLSQDTSAISACIDQQKQPCHTLEAVKLCEHEMKRTLVGMVKELFGDKIQYRWVETYFPFTQPSWELEIYFNNNWLEILGCGITRNEILERSGVDNSIAYAFGVGLERLAMVLFDIPDIRLFWSTDSGFLNQFKDDKIVKYKPISVYPQCVNDLSFWLPEDLSIETFSVNDFYDMVRNVGGEVVEQVTLIDKFKHPKSGKSSLCFRIVYRHMERTLTQAEVNVIHAKIGAEMVKDFNVVIR
- the LOC128093045 gene encoding death-associated protein 1; this translates as MADGDKDLVAGRLPAVKAGGMRIVQHKTPNADRPGKDPVEVIGLSNPAPNVNTGEVVQSATASKNADHSVEASQVAHAQKPPAAIPQRPVNNIQQPRKC